A single window of Dermochelys coriacea isolate rDerCor1 chromosome 14, rDerCor1.pri.v4, whole genome shotgun sequence DNA harbors:
- the SLC25A10 gene encoding mitochondrial dicarboxylate carrier: protein MAEKRVSRWYFGGLASCGAACCTHPLDLLKVHLQTQQEVKMRMTGMALRVIRTDGFLALYNGLSASLCRQMTYSLTRFAIYETARDRLSQGTQGPLPFYQKVLLGAVGGFTGGFVGTPADMVNVRMQNDMKQPMHLRRNYSHALDGMYRVLREEGLKKLFSGATMASSRGALVTVGQLSCYDQAKQLVLTTGFLSDNIFTHFLASFIAGGCATFLCQPMDVLKTRLMNSQGEYRGVVHCAVETARLGPLAFYKGFVPAAIRLVPHTVLTFVFLEQLRKYFGIKVLA from the exons ATGGCGGAGAAGCGCGTGTCCCGCTGGTACTTCGGGGGCCTGGCCTCGTGCGGCGCCGCCTGCTGCACCCACCCGCTGGACCTGCTCAAG GTTCATCTGCAGACGCAGCAGGAGGTGAAGATGCGCATGACAGGCATGGCGCTGCGCGTGATCCGCACGGATGGCTTTCTGGCGCTCTACAACGGGCTCAGTGCCTCGCTCTGCCGCCAG ATGACGTACTCCCTGACCCGCTTCGCCATCTATGAGACCGCGCGGGACCGCTTGAGCCAAGGCACCCAGGGACCTCTGCCCTTTTACCAGAAGGTGCTGCTTGGTGCTGTGGGAG GTTTCACTGGTGGGTTTGTGGGGACCCCAGCAGATATGGTGAATGTCAG GATGCAGAATGACATGAAGCAGCCGATGCATTTGAGGCGGAA TTACTCCCACGCCTTGGATGGCATGTATCGAGTGCTTCGTGAGG AGGGCTTGAAGAAGCTGTTCTCAGGTGCTACGATGGCATCGAGCCGAGGGGCCCTGGTCACTGTTGGACAG CTCTCCTGCTACGACCAGGCCAAGCAGCTGGTTCTCACGACTGGGTTTCTCTCCGACAACATCTTCACTCACTTCCTGGCCAGCTTCATCGct GGAGGATGTGCCACGTTCCTCTGTCAGCCCATGGACGTACTCAAGACCCGCCTGATGAATTCACAGGGAGAGTACCGG GGCGTTGTCCATTGTGCAGTGGAGACTGCCAGGCTTGGACCTCTGGCCTTCTACAAG GGCTTCGTTCCTGCTGCCATCCGCCTGGTGCCTCACACCGTTCTCACCTTTgtcttcctggagcagctgcgcAAATACTTTGGGATCAAAGTGCTGGCCTGA
- the MRPL12 gene encoding 39S ribosomal protein L12, mitochondrial, whose translation MLPAARPVGGPCLRGLRAAVRLLLRQQLPGVCAVRMLRTSCHQRTEALASAPLDNAAKEYSPKIQQLVQDIASLTLLEISDLNELLKKTLKIQDMGLMPMGGMMPPPAMQSATQVAEEEVPKKQEKIHFTVKLTEVKAVEKVKLIKEVKNCMQGLNLVQAKKLVESLPQEIKANVSKEEAEKIKAALEAAGGTVVLE comes from the exons ATGCTGCCTGCCGCCCGCCCCGTAGGGGGGCCCTGCCTGAGGGGGCTCCGGGCCGCCGTCCGCCTGCTGCTGCG GCAGCAGCTGCCGGGAGTCTGTGCTGTGAGGATGCTGAGGACCAGCTGCCACCAAAGGACAGAAGCCCTGGCCAGCGCCCCCCTAGATAATGCCGCTAAGGAATATTCCCCCAAGATCCAGCAGCTGGTGCAGGACATTGCTAGCCTGACGCTACTGGAGATCTCTGACCTCAATGAGTTACTGAAG AAGACACTGAAGATTCAGGACATGGGGCTGATGCCAATGGGTGGAATGATGCCACCACCTGCAATGCAGTCAGCCACTCAG GTAGCAGAAGAAGAGGTCCCCAAGAAGCAGGAGAAAATTCATTTCACTGTCAAGCTGACAGAGGTGAAGGCTGTGGAAAAAGTAAAACTGATCAAGGAAGTGAAGAACTGCATGCAGGGGCTTAACCTTGTCCAG gcAAAGAAACTGGTAGAGTCACTTCCACAGGAAATCAAGGCTAATGTATCTAAAGAGGAAGCAGAGAAGATCAAAGCAGCGCTGGAGGCAGCAGGAGGGACTGTGGTTCTGGAGTAG
- the HGS gene encoding hepatocyte growth factor-regulated tyrosine kinase substrate isoform X8, which produces MGSSSSTACPAREGITGSAQGHPTMTLFCSQWSLEETCWGECLLLWGLSGASVRALSARPWSFPYAGFCVLWQAPDWVDAEECHRCRVQFGVVTRKHHCRACGQIFCGKCSSKYSTIPKFGIEKEVRVCEPCYEHLNKKADGKTAATTELPPEYLTSPLSQQSQLPPKRDETALQEEEELQLAIALSQSEAEEKERMRQKTTYSVYPKAEPTPVTSTAPPVSTLYSSPVNSSAPLAEDIDPELARYLNRNYWEKKQEEVRKSPTPSAPLSLSEPAAQPGEAHPSPLSVVEQQYQNGESEENHEQFLKALQNAVTTFVNRMKSNHMRGRSITNDSAVLSLFQSINNMHPQLLELLNQLDERRLYYEGLQDKLAQIRDARGALNALRDEHREKLRRAAEEAERQRQIQLAQKLEIMRQKKQEYLEMQRQLAIQRLQEQEKERQMRLEQQKQTIQMRAQMPAFSLPYAQLQAMPAAGGVIYQPSGPTSFPGTFSPAGSVEGSPMHSVYMNQPAPGSTGPYAPMPVAGAGESLGQAEVGRAGMQQQSLHCALSAPDPNMVNAYVYQTGAGGGQAAAQGQVVPTTNPAYSSYQPTPTQGYQNAASQSQSIPAISQAPQSGTMGYMGSQSVSMGYQPYNMQGLMSTLPGQEPALSSLPPQQTYLSGQQPMYQQMPPPAAPPQQQQQLPQQAPSQVQQAQGSGEAQLISFD; this is translated from the exons ATGGGCTCATCCAGCAGCACAGCCTGCCCAGCTCGCGAGGGCATCACTGGCTCAGCACAGGGGCATCCGACCATGACTCTCTTCTGCAGCCAGTGGTCACTGGAGGAGACTTGCTGGGGAGAGTGCCTCCTGCTGTGGGG GCTCTCTGGAGCCAGTGTCAGGGCTCTGAGTGCTAGGCCCTGGTCCTTTCCTTATGCAGGTTTCTGTGTTCTGTGGCAGGCCCCTGACTGGGTGGATGCTGAAGAGTGTCACCGATGTCGAGTGCAGTTTGGGGTTGTGACCCGCAAG CATCACTGCCGGGCCTGTGGGCAGATCTTCTGTGGAAAGTGCTCCTCCAAGTACTCCACCATCCCTAAGTTTGGCATTGAGAAGGAGGTGCGGGTGTGTGAGCCCTGCTATGAGCACCTCAACAA GAAAGCTGACGGCAAAACAGCTGCCACCACTGAGCTGCCACCCGAGTACCTGACCAGCCCCCTTTCTCAGCAGTCCCAG CTGCCTCCGAAGCGTGACGAGACAGccctgcaggaggaggaggagctccaGCTGGCCATTGCCCTCTCGCAGTCAGAGGCTGAGGAGAAAGAGAGGATG AGACAGAAAACAACCTACTCCGTGTACCCGAAAGCCGAGCCGACACCTGTCACCTCAACCGCACCCCCTGTCAGCACCCTCTACTCCTCCCCTGTG aaCTCCTCTGCTCCGCTGGCTGAGGACATCGACCCTGAG CTGGCTCGGTACCTGAACCGTAACTACTGGGAGAAGAAGCAGGAGGAGGTTCGTAAGAGCCCCACCCCATCTGCTCCActgtccctctcagagccagctgcccagcctggggaagctcATCCCAGCCCGCTCAGTGTCGTGGAG CAGCAGTACCAGAATGGGGAGTCTGAGGAGAACCACGAGCAGTTCCTGAAGGCTCTGCAGAATGCTGTCACCACCTTCGTCAACCGTATGAAGAGCAACCACATGCGGGGCCGCAGCATCACCAATGACTCAGCCGTGCTCTCCCTCTTCCAGTCCATCAACAACATgcatccccagctgctggagctgctcaACCAACTGGATGAGCGCAGGT TGTACTATGAGGGCCTGCAGGACAAGCTGGCACAGATCCGGGATGCCCGCGGGGCCCTGAATGCTTTGCGGGATGAGCACCGCGAGAAGCTGCGCCGGGCAGCCGAGGAGGCAGAGCGCCAGCGCCAAATCCAGCTGGCACAGAAGTTGGAGATCATGAGACAAAAGAAGCAG GAATACCTGGAGATGCAGCGGCAATTGGCCATCCAGCGGCTGcaggagcaggaaaaggagaggcagATGCGCCTGGAGCAGCAAAAGCAGACCATCCAGATGAGAGCCCAGATGCCAGCTTTCTCTCTGCCCTATGCCCAG CTCCAAGCCatgccagcagcaggaggggtgaTCTATCAGCCATCCGGTCCCACCAGCTTCCCAGGCACCTTCAGCCCTGCAGGCTCTGTGGAGGGCTCTCCCATGCACAGTGTGTACATGAACcagccagctccaggcagcactggCCCCTACGCACCAATGCCTGTTGCCGGGGCAGGTGAGAGCCTGGGCCAAGCAGAGGTAGGCAGGGCTGGAATGCAGCAGCAGTCACTTCACTGTGCCCTCTCTGCTCCAGATCCCAACATGGTGAACGCCTACGTGTACCAGACAGGCGCAGGAGGTGGGCAGGCAGCGGCGCAAGGGCAGGTGGTTCCCACCACCAACCCAGCCTACTCCTCGTATCAGCCGACTCCGACACAGGGCTACCAG AACGCTGCGTCCCAGTCGCAGAGCATCCCTGCCATCTCGCAggccccacagtctggcaccatGGGCTACATGGGGAGCCAGTCTGTCTCCATGGGGTACCAGCCCTACAACATGCAG GGCCTCATGTCGACCCTTCCTGGGCAGGAGCCAGCTCTGAGCAGCCTGCCACCCCAGCAGACTTACCTCTCAGGACAGCAGCCCATGTATCAGCAG ATgccgcccccagcagccccaccccagcagcagcagcagctgcctcagcAGGCCCCATCGCAGGTACAGCAGGCCCAGGGCAGTGGCGAGGCCCAACTCATCTCGTTCGACTGA